From Fibrobacter sp. UWB16, one genomic window encodes:
- a CDS encoding ATP-binding protein has protein sequence MIDRERYLKKIVDYMWDGQIKVITGIRRCGKSTLLFHLFYDYLLKNGSRAENIIMLELDKRKFAKFRNPVVLAEYVESQIKDRRKKYYLFIDEIQFCYSVPDPDNAGHEITVYDLLNELKDYENLDVYVTGSNSKMLSKDIATEFRGRASQIHVYPLSFAEFHGYRAGHVRDDFDAYMLYGGMPYLLKLKNSEQQKQYLASLFDEVYIKDIVERNNVARSDILGNILDNLSSQISSLTNPTNITNALKSVKNEKLSVNTVSDYIEHCKDAFIVSEAKRYDVKGKHYFDYPNKYYFTDVGLRNARLNFRQIDSGHLMENIVYNELVSRGYSVDVGVVVDRNKGGRVQKEIDFVVNHGDKRIYIQSAWQMNTDEKIKAELDSLKLAKDFFSKIIVQNDIPETFRDTDGILHVNLIEFLLNPEILR, from the coding sequence ATGATTGATCGCGAACGGTATCTAAAAAAGATTGTCGATTACATGTGGGATGGCCAGATCAAGGTCATTACAGGTATCAGGCGTTGTGGAAAATCGACGCTCCTGTTCCATCTTTTTTACGACTACCTGTTGAAAAATGGCTCCAGGGCAGAGAACATCATTATGCTTGAACTGGACAAGCGCAAGTTCGCGAAGTTCAGGAACCCGGTAGTCCTTGCCGAATACGTAGAATCGCAAATAAAGGACCGCCGTAAAAAGTATTATCTGTTTATCGACGAAATCCAGTTCTGCTATTCTGTTCCGGATCCCGACAATGCTGGGCACGAAATCACCGTTTACGATTTGTTGAACGAGCTCAAGGACTATGAGAATCTGGATGTCTATGTCACGGGTAGCAACTCGAAGATGCTTTCCAAGGACATCGCGACAGAATTTCGTGGTCGAGCATCGCAAATACACGTTTATCCGCTGAGCTTTGCCGAATTTCACGGGTACAGGGCCGGGCATGTCCGCGACGATTTCGACGCCTATATGCTTTACGGTGGAATGCCTTATTTGCTGAAACTGAAAAACTCGGAGCAGCAAAAGCAGTATCTCGCATCGCTTTTCGATGAAGTCTATATCAAGGATATCGTGGAACGCAACAATGTGGCGCGTTCCGACATTCTTGGAAACATACTGGATAATCTCAGTTCCCAGATAAGTTCCCTTACGAACCCGACCAACATCACGAATGCACTCAAGAGCGTCAAGAACGAAAAATTGAGCGTGAACACCGTGAGCGATTACATTGAACATTGCAAGGATGCCTTTATCGTAAGCGAGGCCAAGCGCTACGATGTCAAGGGCAAGCATTACTTCGATTACCCGAACAAGTATTACTTTACCGATGTGGGGCTGCGCAATGCCCGACTGAATTTCCGTCAGATTGATTCCGGTCACTTGATGGAAAACATTGTCTATAACGAACTCGTTTCGCGAGGCTACTCGGTAGATGTGGGTGTCGTTGTTGACAGGAATAAAGGTGGAAGGGTCCAAAAGGAAATCGACTTTGTGGTAAACCACGGCGACAAGCGTATCTACATCCAGTCGGCTTGGCAGATGAACACCGACGAAAAAATCAAGGCGGAACTCGATTCGCTAAAACTCGCCAAGGATTTCTTCTCGAAAATCATCGTCCAGAACGACATCCCCGAGACATTCCGCGATACGGAC
- a CDS encoding helicase-related protein gives MADTVIYPLGSLVKVRGREWVVEPCDLKDCIKLRPLGGTDDETQVIMPSIEDTRLESAVFPAPNTTDIGRFESAKLLRDALKLKLTNAAGPFRSFGHLAFEPRSYQLVPLLMALKMPVVRLLIADDVGIGKTIEAGLIIKELYERGEISKFVVLCPPHLVTQWVTELKEHFNIDAVGITARSIASLEKEVSKTEQFFEHYPAAVISLDYIKSDTHRDWFKTHIDDAMLVVDEAHTCCVGGGRQLRFSLLQDLAANEERHIILLTATPHSGDEHAFNNLLSLLKKDYAELDDLSVDHSSSEKTKLREDLGRHLVQRRRIDVMNYPGKAAFPDRKTKEITYKLTGEWGDFFNEVREYCVDIANRAEITDGFKGRMMWYATLALLRCISSSPLAAKSALTTRLNSIEENAKLAEETAENAALLEGYITETYDGEDDTEANDQFVSPVLEDSEAVKRLIAKAESLSGKIEDPKFKCLAKHLDDMLKMLKKSGDSYRPVIFCKYIATAHYVADQLKAEFPKCSVACVTGELTNEEREEQVRELAESDSPILVATDCLSEGINLQDYFNAVVHYDLAWNPTRHEQREGRVDRFGQQCKDVWCTMLYGADNPVDGLIFNVILRKAEKIKEDLGISVPVPEDNGNIRVALVKAALLKKYVATDKNGQLELDFGEEFATDVNNVERNWQRAIDKERRNRTIFSQQSLKPEEIMPEWDKTKEALGDSEDVQKFFEVATTRLNAAKERASEHAFTLDVKTLPLEIRSQLQASFPKKDLKKPLKISFAYPPPQGYAFIHRTNPIVESLSNYLLEGALSGKNDIAARSGAYETEAVNELTAIYLLRVRYQLRNTGKNVPKLMMAEEAVAVAVNLVGEPRIIENGDVNALLEGSPTGNLGEPVIRDNVARALDFYRGNTQLFADLAQRRGAVLSEDHLRVRSASAQRYGTVTVEPCLPADLIGCYVLVPGGDL, from the coding sequence ATGGCTGATACTGTTATTTACCCCTTAGGCTCCCTTGTCAAAGTGCGTGGACGCGAATGGGTCGTGGAACCCTGCGACTTGAAGGATTGCATCAAGCTCCGTCCGCTTGGGGGAACCGATGACGAAACTCAGGTTATCATGCCGTCCATCGAGGATACGAGACTTGAAAGTGCCGTATTCCCGGCTCCGAATACGACCGATATCGGACGTTTTGAATCCGCCAAGCTGCTCCGCGATGCGTTGAAGCTCAAGCTTACGAATGCCGCCGGACCGTTCCGCAGTTTCGGCCACTTGGCTTTTGAGCCGCGAAGCTACCAGCTGGTACCTCTTCTGATGGCATTAAAGATGCCCGTGGTCCGTTTGCTGATTGCCGATGACGTAGGTATCGGTAAGACAATCGAGGCCGGCCTTATCATAAAGGAACTCTACGAACGCGGTGAAATATCCAAGTTTGTCGTTCTATGTCCGCCTCATCTTGTGACCCAGTGGGTGACGGAACTCAAGGAACACTTCAATATCGACGCCGTCGGTATCACGGCGCGTTCTATTGCAAGCCTCGAAAAAGAGGTCAGCAAGACGGAACAGTTCTTTGAGCATTATCCGGCGGCGGTCATTTCGCTGGACTATATCAAGAGCGACACTCACCGCGACTGGTTCAAGACACATATCGACGACGCCATGCTGGTGGTCGATGAGGCCCATACATGTTGCGTGGGCGGTGGCCGACAGTTGCGATTCTCCCTGTTGCAGGACTTGGCTGCGAACGAGGAACGCCATATTATCCTCTTGACGGCAACGCCGCATTCCGGCGACGAACATGCCTTCAATAACCTTCTTTCGCTATTGAAAAAGGACTATGCCGAACTCGACGACTTGTCCGTGGACCACTCATCCAGTGAAAAGACGAAGCTCCGTGAAGATTTGGGCCGTCATCTGGTACAGCGCCGTCGAATTGACGTGATGAACTATCCCGGCAAGGCTGCTTTCCCTGACCGTAAGACCAAGGAAATCACCTACAAGTTGACCGGTGAATGGGGCGACTTCTTTAACGAGGTTCGCGAATACTGCGTAGATATCGCGAACAGGGCCGAAATTACCGACGGTTTCAAGGGACGTATGATGTGGTATGCGACGCTCGCTTTGTTGCGCTGCATATCCTCCAGTCCGCTTGCCGCCAAGAGCGCCCTTACGACTCGACTGAACAGCATCGAAGAGAACGCCAAGCTGGCCGAAGAAACCGCCGAAAATGCGGCTCTCTTGGAAGGCTACATCACCGAAACCTACGACGGCGAAGACGATACAGAAGCCAACGACCAGTTTGTAAGTCCGGTTCTGGAAGATTCCGAAGCGGTCAAGCGCCTGATAGCGAAGGCCGAATCCCTGAGTGGCAAGATTGAAGATCCGAAGTTCAAGTGTCTTGCCAAACATCTTGACGACATGCTCAAGATGCTAAAGAAGTCGGGCGACAGTTACCGTCCGGTCATTTTCTGCAAGTATATTGCGACGGCGCACTATGTAGCCGACCAGCTCAAGGCTGAGTTCCCCAAGTGCAGCGTGGCATGCGTTACCGGTGAACTCACCAATGAGGAACGCGAAGAACAGGTCCGTGAATTGGCGGAATCCGATTCGCCGATTCTCGTGGCGACGGACTGCCTATCCGAAGGTATTAACCTTCAGGACTACTTTAACGCCGTCGTTCACTATGACTTGGCATGGAATCCGACTCGCCATGAACAGCGCGAAGGCCGTGTAGACCGTTTCGGCCAACAGTGCAAGGATGTCTGGTGTACCATGCTTTACGGTGCCGACAATCCGGTAGACGGACTTATTTTCAATGTAATCCTCCGCAAGGCCGAAAAGATCAAGGAAGACCTCGGTATTTCTGTTCCGGTTCCTGAAGACAATGGCAATATCCGCGTGGCGCTTGTGAAAGCTGCTCTGCTCAAGAAATACGTGGCGACCGATAAGAATGGTCAGCTAGAACTTGACTTTGGCGAAGAGTTTGCTACCGACGTGAACAATGTTGAACGGAACTGGCAACGCGCCATCGACAAGGAACGCCGTAACCGCACCATTTTCAGCCAGCAGTCCCTCAAGCCCGAAGAAATCATGCCGGAATGGGACAAGACGAAGGAAGCCCTTGGCGACTCCGAAGACGTGCAGAAGTTCTTCGAGGTGGCGACGACGCGCTTGAATGCGGCGAAGGAACGTGCTTCGGAGCATGCCTTTACCCTCGATGTCAAGACATTACCTCTCGAAATCCGTAGCCAGTTGCAAGCATCTTTCCCCAAGAAGGACCTGAAAAAGCCTCTGAAGATATCGTTTGCGTATCCGCCGCCGCAAGGCTATGCCTTTATTCACCGTACGAATCCCATCGTGGAGAGTCTCTCTAACTATCTGTTGGAAGGCGCTCTTTCTGGCAAGAACGACATCGCAGCCCGTTCTGGCGCGTACGAGACCGAGGCCGTGAATGAACTGACCGCCATTTACTTGCTCCGAGTTCGTTACCAGTTGCGCAATACCGGCAAGAATGTGCCGAAGCTGATGATGGCCGAAGAGGCCGTGGCGGTGGCCGTCAACTTGGTAGGGGAGCCTCGAATCATCGAAAACGGCGACGTAAACGCGCTCCTCGAAGGGAGTCCGACCGGAAATCTTGGCGAACCCGTTATCCGCGACAATGTGGCTCGTGCGCTTGACTTTTATCGGGGTAATACCCAGCTTTTTGCGGACCTTGCCCAGAGACGCGGGGCCGTGCTTTCCGAAGACCATTTGCGAGTTCGTTCGGCCAGCGCCCAGCGTTACGGTACCGTGACCGTGGAGCCGTGCTTACCGGCGGACTTGATTGGATGTTATGTGCTTGTGCCCGGAGGCGACCTATAA
- a CDS encoding DEAD/DEAH box helicase, with protein MAQNVFSYRDAVIDEYSRFSRSFTKISADDIKRVVDAEYADGRYWPDPLIQINPNYQTSATIDKLCDEGVLSPKCRDIFKVGKDNEGMGGKPMSLYQHQTQAISLAKEHKSFVVTTGTGSGKSLSFFIPIVDSILRAKELDKTPRTRAIIIYPMNALANSQMEEINKFLGNTGAFTVDRYTGQDLDAERKRIASNPPDILLTNYMMMELILTRGSEVDKAVMEHCDGLQFLVLDELHTYRGRQGADVALLVRRLRRETKADNLICIGTSATMDNAGTEDDQNRAVASVASKLFGAEIPPSNVITETLAQATDEHLNLDKVRPLLNARIAKGVTPFTSLDDFRNDPLSVWVELTLGIDKPAVGKAKRAKPITLRMAAKKLAKDADVSLDSALGALQDYLMAAHALTNPNGRKPFAFKLHQFISGPGSVLCTLEPEGKRRVTLDAQVYAPGSDGVKLFNAHFCRECGEEFFPVRFNDERKVFEPRDIGEVPTDDNSDVNGFLVPKKSGFKYQTTDDLPESWWELDKHGFPVVRKNYAPFQPIPMYIRADGTRDIEKKPNNTDFWYIPGKVRFCPCCGHEYRQFSSDRNKLIGLSGEGRSSATTVLTLAVLNQLFRDNPYGKDVGDNDVRKMLGFTDNRQDAALQAGHFNDFVYTVTLRAALLGAMEQHGGVLPYEQLSGAVFAALGFDSRNKDVLKEYMVNPKIDQPNALENVKNEAKFILGYRLMKDLASGWYNNNPPLEMLGMLHIEYKGLRELCGDDNRFAGCDELACLTQAKRLEFYHILFQIMKAQLCVDSFYLNRSEQQKVLESSYLDLLEKWGFAYNEKPDGFNYVDDSGRKQTRGAGRRDYATVSLAQNSQISRAIKNSSIWAGTPAEAKIKAKGSADLIREVVVAAFEIARSADIVHRTPDGWQLHANTMEWHTGRNPDVSNAGIRANEYFGAVYRNVKDALVQSAIDNQSCYVFDYSAHEHTAQVDAQDRKKLERQFRFTKKDIEEWKEENPGIELKRLPVLYCSPTMELGVDISSLNTVYMRNVPPTASNYAQRSGRAGRSGQPALVITYSSSMSPHDQWFFEKRTDMVSGIVNAPTLDITNKDLITSHIHAVWLQELDYGLGQSIYDNVMDPESGLRLDIRKDLLERINDDGVKQAAKKEAKNVLADVRKALSEDEQKQPWVQDDYVDKVIDDVAKDFNAAFDSWRTLLRSIKKQMADSDKIVQSLSITAIERERAKRRYFDASQQLNVLIGKSANKNNDFYPYRYLASQGFLPGYDFPRLPLMAWIPSVRGNLAGKKDDAGSMVSRPRFLAISEFGPQSIIYHEGRRYKVFKAKLNSGNGQATATDKLATQTMVICDRCGYGHVSVNAERCEKCGQPLTAGTTIDSLYKIETVETKPSTRISANEEERLRKGYDLQTVYRFASDKGILCYNQSKMMLDGDCVGELTYGPNAKLWMLNLGWRKRKNMSVKGFEINPMTGRWETDPGDTDAPDQDDKENSKVQPQRIVPFVEDTKNILVYEPKRGLLDTAPYSQTTMATVASALQRAIEEEFQIEQSELSVKQMPNEKECTSLLFYEASEGGAGVLTELLRNGEAIGRIARRALSIMHFSWNSAAEDPSRGPSPKSVDELNDLEQTKPLEVRCVAGCYRCLLSYYNQPQHSIIDRHDEDALKILVELANATAEKVETQAEATVREDEHAKSLDDILDSIFCVKPDAYNKAINNGAYTVLALWKASRLVLLAEMPEDSLRQYLDAKGYRFIVIGKTPEEWEQAIMQNRNKFPGCDTDEL; from the coding sequence ATGGCGCAGAATGTATTCAGCTATCGCGATGCGGTTATCGACGAGTATAGCCGCTTTTCACGCAGTTTCACTAAGATTTCGGCGGATGACATCAAGCGCGTCGTCGATGCCGAATACGCTGATGGCCGCTATTGGCCGGATCCGCTGATTCAAATCAATCCGAACTACCAGACTAGCGCCACGATTGACAAGCTTTGTGACGAAGGTGTTCTGTCACCGAAGTGCCGCGACATATTCAAGGTAGGCAAGGATAACGAGGGTATGGGTGGTAAGCCGATGTCCCTATATCAGCATCAGACACAAGCCATATCGCTCGCAAAGGAGCACAAAAGCTTTGTTGTCACGACGGGTACAGGTTCCGGTAAAAGTCTTTCCTTCTTCATTCCTATCGTAGACTCCATCTTGCGTGCGAAGGAACTTGATAAAACTCCGCGTACACGCGCCATCATCATCTATCCGATGAACGCCTTGGCCAATAGCCAGATGGAGGAAATCAACAAGTTTCTTGGCAATACCGGCGCATTCACGGTGGATCGTTATACTGGGCAAGATTTGGATGCCGAACGAAAGCGCATAGCGAGCAATCCACCAGACATATTGCTTACGAACTATATGATGATGGAACTGATTCTGACTCGTGGTTCCGAGGTCGATAAGGCCGTGATGGAGCATTGCGATGGCTTGCAGTTTCTCGTACTGGACGAATTGCATACATACCGTGGACGGCAAGGGGCCGATGTGGCCTTGCTGGTACGCCGCCTACGTCGTGAAACTAAGGCTGATAACCTAATCTGCATCGGAACATCGGCGACTATGGATAATGCCGGAACCGAGGATGACCAGAACCGAGCCGTGGCATCGGTGGCGTCTAAACTGTTCGGTGCCGAAATCCCGCCTTCTAATGTGATTACGGAGACTTTGGCTCAAGCGACGGATGAACACCTGAATCTGGATAAGGTAAGACCGCTTCTGAATGCACGTATCGCAAAGGGTGTAACCCCGTTTACGTCCTTGGATGATTTTAGGAACGATCCGTTGTCGGTCTGGGTGGAACTTACGCTTGGTATTGACAAACCGGCTGTAGGCAAGGCCAAGAGAGCGAAGCCAATTACGCTTCGTATGGCGGCTAAAAAACTTGCTAAAGATGCGGACGTATCTTTGGATAGCGCGTTGGGAGCCTTGCAAGATTACCTGATGGCGGCCCATGCCCTGACCAACCCTAATGGCCGAAAGCCGTTCGCCTTCAAGCTGCACCAGTTCATCAGCGGCCCCGGCAGCGTACTGTGTACCCTCGAACCTGAGGGTAAGCGCCGTGTAACCCTGGATGCTCAGGTCTATGCTCCTGGTAGTGATGGCGTAAAATTATTCAACGCCCACTTCTGTCGAGAATGTGGCGAAGAGTTCTTTCCGGTCCGTTTCAATGATGAACGCAAGGTGTTCGAACCGCGCGATATCGGCGAGGTTCCGACGGATGATAATAGCGATGTCAATGGTTTCCTCGTTCCGAAAAAGTCCGGCTTCAAGTATCAGACAACCGATGATCTGCCAGAAAGCTGGTGGGAACTTGACAAGCATGGATTTCCGGTAGTTCGCAAGAACTATGCTCCGTTCCAGCCGATTCCGATGTATATACGGGCCGACGGCACACGCGATATTGAAAAGAAACCGAATAATACCGACTTCTGGTACATTCCGGGCAAGGTTCGTTTCTGCCCATGTTGCGGCCACGAATACAGACAGTTCAGTTCTGACCGCAACAAACTTATAGGCTTGAGTGGTGAAGGCCGTTCTTCGGCGACCACGGTACTTACGCTGGCCGTACTTAACCAGCTGTTCCGTGACAATCCCTATGGCAAGGATGTTGGCGATAACGATGTCCGCAAGATGCTTGGTTTTACCGACAACCGTCAGGATGCTGCGTTACAGGCCGGACACTTTAACGATTTCGTCTACACTGTGACGCTCCGTGCCGCATTGCTTGGCGCGATGGAGCAGCATGGCGGCGTATTGCCGTACGAACAGCTTTCCGGTGCCGTATTCGCGGCTCTGGGCTTCGATTCGCGTAACAAGGATGTGCTCAAGGAGTACATGGTCAACCCGAAGATAGACCAGCCTAATGCACTCGAAAATGTCAAGAACGAGGCTAAGTTTATTCTCGGTTATCGTCTGATGAAGGATCTCGCTTCCGGTTGGTACAACAACAATCCGCCGCTTGAAATGTTGGGTATGCTCCATATCGAGTATAAGGGCTTGCGTGAACTTTGTGGTGATGACAACCGCTTTGCAGGCTGTGATGAACTGGCTTGCTTGACTCAGGCCAAGAGGCTAGAGTTCTATCATATCTTGTTCCAGATAATGAAGGCTCAGCTCTGCGTGGATTCATTCTATCTGAACAGAAGCGAGCAGCAGAAGGTTCTGGAATCGTCCTATCTTGACCTACTTGAAAAGTGGGGATTCGCCTATAACGAGAAGCCCGATGGGTTCAACTATGTTGACGATTCTGGCCGAAAGCAAACGCGTGGCGCGGGTAGACGCGACTATGCGACGGTGTCCTTGGCTCAGAACTCCCAGATTTCTAGGGCCATCAAGAACTCCAGTATATGGGCCGGAACTCCGGCTGAAGCTAAGATCAAGGCGAAGGGGAGTGCGGACCTGATTCGCGAAGTCGTCGTAGCCGCATTCGAAATAGCCCGTTCCGCCGATATTGTTCACCGTACACCCGATGGCTGGCAGTTGCATGCCAATACCATGGAATGGCATACTGGTCGAAATCCGGATGTTTCTAATGCCGGTATCCGCGCCAATGAATACTTCGGTGCTGTCTATAGGAACGTCAAGGATGCCCTTGTGCAGTCTGCAATCGACAATCAGAGCTGCTATGTCTTTGATTACAGCGCACACGAACATACGGCCCAGGTGGATGCGCAAGACCGCAAGAAACTGGAACGTCAGTTTAGATTTACCAAAAAAGATATCGAGGAATGGAAAGAGGAAAATCCAGGAATTGAGCTGAAGCGCCTGCCGGTTCTCTACTGTTCTCCTACGATGGAGCTTGGCGTCGATATATCGAGCCTGAACACAGTCTATATGCGCAACGTGCCTCCCACGGCGAGCAACTATGCCCAGCGTAGTGGACGTGCGGGGCGATCCGGTCAACCGGCTCTGGTGATTACCTATAGCTCCTCTATGAGTCCCCACGACCAGTGGTTCTTTGAGAAGCGAACCGATATGGTGTCCGGTATCGTGAATGCTCCTACGCTTGACATTACGAACAAGGACTTGATAACGAGCCATATTCACGCTGTTTGGCTTCAGGAACTCGATTACGGTCTGGGCCAGAGCATCTATGATAACGTGATGGACCCGGAATCCGGCTTACGCCTTGACATTCGAAAAGACCTGTTAGAACGAATTAACGACGACGGCGTAAAACAGGCTGCGAAAAAGGAGGCCAAGAACGTCTTGGCCGATGTTCGCAAAGCTCTGTCCGAAGACGAACAGAAACAGCCTTGGGTTCAGGATGACTACGTCGATAAGGTCATTGACGATGTTGCCAAGGATTTTAACGCCGCCTTTGACAGCTGGCGCACTCTGTTGCGGTCTATCAAGAAACAGATGGCGGATTCCGATAAGATTGTTCAGAGCCTCAGCATAACAGCCATTGAACGTGAACGAGCCAAGAGGCGCTACTTCGATGCCAGCCAGCAGCTGAATGTTTTGATTGGTAAATCTGCCAACAAGAACAACGATTTCTACCCATACCGTTACTTGGCAAGCCAGGGCTTCCTTCCGGGGTATGATTTTCCGCGCCTTCCGCTGATGGCGTGGATTCCGTCGGTCAGGGGAAATCTCGCCGGTAAGAAGGATGACGCCGGTTCTATGGTGAGCCGTCCGCGATTCCTTGCCATTTCCGAATTTGGTCCCCAGAGCATCATTTACCACGAAGGTCGCCGCTACAAGGTGTTTAAGGCAAAGCTGAACTCCGGTAACGGCCAGGCGACGGCAACGGACAAACTCGCTACCCAGACAATGGTGATTTGCGACCGTTGCGGTTACGGACACGTGAGCGTGAACGCCGAACGGTGCGAAAAGTGTGGCCAGCCGTTGACCGCCGGAACGACGATAGATTCGCTCTACAAGATTGAAACCGTCGAGACAAAGCCGAGTACGCGTATTTCGGCAAACGAGGAAGAACGCCTTCGCAAGGGGTATGACCTCCAGACGGTTTATCGCTTTGCCAGCGACAAGGGTATTCTTTGCTATAACCAGTCGAAGATGATGCTGGACGGCGATTGTGTCGGTGAACTGACTTATGGTCCGAATGCCAAGTTGTGGATGTTGAATCTCGGTTGGCGCAAGCGCAAGAACATGTCCGTGAAGGGATTCGAAATCAATCCGATGACGGGACGCTGGGAAACTGACCCCGGCGATACGGATGCGCCGGATCAGGACGACAAGGAAAATTCCAAGGTCCAGCCGCAACGTATTGTGCCGTTTGTCGAAGACACGAAGAACATTCTGGTCTACGAACCCAAGCGTGGCTTGCTTGATACGGCTCCCTATTCCCAGACGACGATGGCGACGGTAGCCTCCGCGCTACAGCGAGCCATCGAAGAGGAGTTCCAGATTGAACAGTCCGAACTTTCCGTAAAGCAGATGCCTAACGAGAAGGAATGCACAAGTCTGCTTTTCTACGAGGCTTCCGAAGGCGGAGCCGGTGTTCTGACAGAACTGTTGCGCAATGGCGAGGCGATTGGCCGAATTGCTCGTCGTGCGCTTTCGATTATGCACTTCTCGTGGAATAGTGCGGCTGAAGATCCCAGTCGAGGACCTTCGCCAAAGTCTGTCGATGAACTGAACGATCTCGAACAGACAAAACCGCTTGAAGTACGCTGCGTGGCAGGGTGCTACAGATGCCTATTGAGCTACTATAACCAACCCCAGCACAGCATCATTGACCGTCATGACGAAGACGCGCTCAAGATTCTTGTCGAACTCGCTAACGCCACGGCTGAAAAGGTCGAAACTCAGGCAGAGGCGACCGTACGCGAAGATGAACACGCGAAGTCGCTCGATGACATACTGGATTCGATATTCTGCGTAAAGCCGGATGCATATAATAAGGCTATCAATAATGGAGCCTATACGGTTTTGGCTTTGTGGAAGGCTTCGCGTCTGGTACTCTTGGCAGAAATGCCGGAGGATTCCTTGCGTCAATATCTTGATGCAAAGGGATATCGCTTTATCGTTATCGGCAAAACCCCAGAAGAATGGGAACAAGCCATAATGCAGAATAGGAATAAGTTCCCCGGTTGCGATACTGACGAACTCTAA
- a CDS encoding LysR family transcriptional regulator, translated as MTLQQLKYAIAIADTRNITEASKRVFISQPSLTAAIHELEEEMGVTIFNRSNKGVTITNEGDEFLSYARQVLEQATLLEDRYKGGKGGNMIFSVSCQHYSFAVNAFVDVIRKFGGPSYDFTLRETQTNEIIDDVAKMKSEMGVLYLSDKNEKVITKLIQKNNLVFEPLFATPLHVFMSSKNPLAKKEKITLADLKPFPYLTYEQGDFNSFYFAEEPLTAIDFDCPRNIKVRDRATLFNLLIGLDGYTICSGVISHKLNGKNIIAKRLDVHDKMTVGYVMRKGVTKSRYAEAYIAALKKHCR; from the coding sequence ATGACTCTACAACAACTTAAATATGCCATTGCCATTGCAGACACGCGAAACATTACTGAAGCGTCTAAGCGAGTGTTTATCTCGCAGCCAAGCCTTACCGCTGCCATCCATGAACTTGAAGAAGAAATGGGTGTCACGATTTTCAACCGCTCCAACAAAGGCGTGACCATTACAAACGAAGGCGATGAATTCCTCTCATACGCAAGGCAGGTTTTGGAACAGGCGACGCTTTTGGAAGACCGCTATAAAGGCGGCAAGGGCGGCAACATGATTTTCTCCGTCAGCTGCCAGCACTATTCTTTTGCCGTGAATGCGTTTGTCGATGTTATCCGCAAATTTGGTGGTCCGAGCTACGATTTTACGCTTCGCGAAACGCAAACTAACGAAATCATTGACGATGTCGCCAAGATGAAAAGCGAAATGGGCGTTCTCTACCTCAGCGATAAAAACGAAAAGGTCATCACCAAGCTCATTCAAAAGAACAATCTCGTGTTTGAACCACTTTTTGCAACACCGCTTCACGTGTTCATGTCATCGAAGAATCCGTTAGCAAAAAAAGAAAAAATCACGCTTGCGGATCTCAAGCCATTCCCGTACTTGACCTACGAACAGGGCGATTTCAACTCGTTCTACTTTGCCGAAGAACCGCTCACTGCCATCGATTTTGACTGTCCGCGAAACATCAAAGTCCGCGACCGTGCCACACTTTTTAACTTGCTCATCGGCCTTGACGGCTACACGATTTGCTCTGGTGTCATTAGCCACAAACTCAACGGCAAGAACATCATCGCAAAACGCCTTGATGTCCACGACAAAATGACTGTCGGTTATGTTATGCGCAAAGGCGTCACGAAATCAAGATATGCTGAGGCGTATATTGCTGCGCTAAAGAAACATTGTCGGTAG